From a single Nitrosopumilus sp. genomic region:
- the pheT gene encoding phenylalanine--tRNA ligase subunit beta, whose protein sequence is MPVVELSYSRLQKLIGKVSKKQISDSLPFLGLDIESEDKDLVRIEYSPNRPDYSTDFGIALGLQGLLGEKIGTVKLKIKKSSKYEISVKSNVSKIRPFVTGIVAKNGKIDDKTIKQLMTMQEDLHFGIGRKRKKSSIGIHDLDKISFPLVYTTTNRNHKFIPLNSEKEITISEILTNTDVGKDYGSILGQSSQVPLILDDNKNTVSFPPIINAAVTTVTPKTKNLFVEVTGINKEDAEDMLSVVATILQSAGFSLESVKISGAKNSTPKLDSRKLIVSSSMINKTLGLNLTPSKIISCLKKSRLDASSKGKNIICIIPAYRFDIFGPMDLVEEVALGYGIQNLEPTLSPSQTIGITNPISLKLKSLDKTMIGLGYLEALNSSLTSKRVLYEMTNRDSKKILSVLDSKSQEHTILRDSILPGLLENLSRNIHESYPQKMFETGTIFLTGDPIAEKINFAGISAHKNSNFTEIKSVVQSALNIGFGIQIETKTSTNPTFENGHCASILLNNTQIGIIGKIDSKIIENYKIRVPVVGFEISLSESLLKN, encoded by the coding sequence ATGCCAGTAGTTGAATTATCTTATTCCCGCCTTCAAAAATTAATTGGAAAAGTTTCAAAAAAACAAATTTCTGATTCTTTACCTTTTCTTGGATTAGATATTGAATCTGAAGATAAAGATTTAGTTAGAATTGAATATAGTCCAAACAGACCTGATTATTCTACTGATTTTGGAATCGCGCTTGGTTTACAAGGATTGCTTGGGGAAAAAATTGGAACAGTTAAACTCAAAATAAAAAAATCTAGTAAATATGAAATTTCTGTAAAATCCAATGTTTCAAAAATACGTCCGTTTGTCACTGGAATAGTTGCTAAAAATGGAAAAATCGATGATAAAACTATCAAGCAATTAATGACAATGCAAGAAGATCTTCATTTTGGAATAGGTAGAAAAAGAAAGAAATCTTCAATCGGTATTCATGATTTAGATAAAATTTCATTTCCTTTGGTGTATACAACAACTAATAGAAATCATAAATTTATACCACTAAATTCCGAAAAAGAGATTACAATTTCAGAAATCCTGACAAATACTGATGTTGGCAAAGACTATGGCTCCATTCTTGGACAATCATCACAAGTGCCTCTAATTTTAGATGACAATAAAAATACTGTATCTTTTCCTCCAATAATCAATGCTGCAGTAACAACTGTCACTCCTAAAACAAAAAATCTTTTCGTTGAAGTTACTGGAATCAATAAAGAAGATGCTGAAGATATGCTTTCAGTTGTAGCTACTATTTTACAAAGTGCCGGTTTTTCGTTAGAATCTGTAAAAATCTCTGGTGCAAAAAATTCTACACCTAAATTAGATTCTAGAAAACTTATTGTTAGTTCATCTATGATTAATAAAACTCTTGGCTTGAATTTAACCCCTTCAAAAATTATTTCATGCTTAAAAAAATCTAGATTAGATGCATCATCTAAAGGAAAAAATATTATTTGTATAATTCCTGCTTATAGATTTGATATTTTTGGACCAATGGATTTAGTAGAAGAAGTTGCATTAGGATATGGCATTCAAAATCTTGAACCAACTTTATCTCCATCACAAACCATAGGAATCACCAATCCTATATCTCTCAAACTAAAATCATTAGACAAAACAATGATTGGTTTAGGATATCTTGAAGCATTGAATTCTAGTTTGACTAGCAAACGAGTATTGTATGAAATGACCAACAGAGATTCTAAAAAAATTCTTTCTGTATTAGATTCAAAAAGTCAGGAACATACAATTTTGCGAGATTCAATACTTCCTGGGTTATTAGAAAATCTGTCTAGAAATATCCATGAATCATATCCTCAAAAAATGTTTGAAACTGGAACTATTTTTCTAACAGGTGATCCTATTGCTGAAAAAATTAATTTTGCTGGGATTAGTGCACACAAAAACTCGAATTTTACTGAAATAAAATCTGTAGTTCAGTCTGCACTAAATATTGGATTTGGAATTCAAATTGAAACAAAAACTTCTACTAATCCTACTTTTGAAAATGGTCATTGTGCATCAATTCTTCTAAATAATACTCAAATTGGAATCATTGGAAAAATTGATTCAAAGATAATTGAAAATTATAAGATACGTGTTCCTGTAGTGGGATTTGAGATTTCTTTATCTGAATCACTTCTTAAAAATTAA
- a CDS encoding EVE domain-containing protein, translating to MGNYWLAKQEPSGPRGYNFEQLKKDKTTIWDGVHNNLALKHMREMKPGDLVLFYHTGDERQAVGIMQITSKPYPNPKEDVERFIVVDVKYKKSLKRPVTLEEMKKEKKFKDWELIKISRLSVMPVPKPIWDTILKMSQN from the coding sequence ATGGGAAATTATTGGTTAGCAAAACAAGAACCAAGTGGCCCCAGAGGATATAATTTTGAGCAATTAAAAAAAGATAAAACAACTATTTGGGATGGTGTTCACAATAATCTAGCATTAAAACATATGAGAGAAATGAAACCAGGAGATCTTGTTTTGTTTTATCATACAGGTGATGAAAGACAAGCTGTAGGAATTATGCAAATTACTTCAAAACCTTATCCCAATCCCAAAGAAGATGTAGAGCGTTTCATTGTGGTTGATGTAAAATATAAAAAATCATTGAAACGTCCAGTAACACTTGAAGAGATGAAAAAAGAGAAAAAATTCAAAGATTGGGAGCTAATTAAAATATCAAGATTGTCTGTAATGCCTGTTCCAAAGCCTATATGGGATACTATTCTTAAGATGTCTCAAAATTAA
- a CDS encoding Lrp/AsnC ligand binding domain-containing protein — protein MATAYVLINCELGSEEAIIQQLKGLEGVKEVHGTFGAYDILAKIESDTVEKLRETITWKIRKIEKIRSTLTLMGIEGQT, from the coding sequence ATGGCAACAGCTTATGTTTTAATAAACTGTGAATTAGGTTCAGAAGAAGCTATTATTCAGCAACTGAAGGGCTTAGAAGGTGTTAAGGAAGTTCATGGAACTTTTGGTGCATACGATATTTTGGCCAAGATCGAATCTGATACTGTTGAAAAACTTAGAGAAACAATTACTTGGAAAATCAGAAAAATTGAAAAGATTCGTTCAACTCTTACCTTGATGGGTATTGAAGGTCAAACATAA